The Thioalkalivibrio thiocyanodenitrificans ARhD 1 genome window below encodes:
- a CDS encoding NuoB/complex I 20 kDa subunit family protein, giving the protein MGIEGVLEKGFVTTSADKVINWARTGSLWPVTFGLACCAVEMMHAGASRYDLDRFGVVFRPSPRQSDLMIVAGTLVNKMAPALRKVYDQMAEPRWVISMGSCANGGGYYHYSYAVVRGCDRIVPVDIYVPGCPPTAEALLYGILQLQNKIRRTNTIAR; this is encoded by the coding sequence ATGGGAATAGAAGGCGTCCTTGAGAAGGGATTTGTCACCACCTCCGCCGACAAGGTCATCAACTGGGCCCGTACCGGCTCGCTCTGGCCCGTGACCTTCGGCCTGGCCTGCTGCGCGGTGGAGATGATGCATGCCGGTGCGTCCCGCTACGATCTGGACCGCTTCGGCGTCGTCTTTCGGCCCAGCCCGCGCCAGTCCGATCTGATGATCGTTGCCGGTACCCTGGTCAACAAGATGGCGCCGGCGCTGCGCAAGGTCTACGACCAGATGGCTGAACCCCGGTGGGTGATCTCCATGGGTTCCTGCGCCAACGGTGGTGGCTACTATCACTATTCCTACGCGGTGGTGCGCGGCTGCGACCGCATCGTGCCGGTGGATATCTATGTCCCCGGTTGTCCGCCCACGGCGGAGGCGCTGCTCTACGGTATCCTGCAGTTGCAGAACAAGATTCGCCGCACCAATACCATCGCCCGTTAA
- the secG gene encoding preprotein translocase subunit SecG, translating to MLYGILLVVQVVLALGLIALVLIQHGKGADAGAAFGSGASSTVFGARGSANFLSRATAVLAALFFANSLGLAYMVSNQPTPTSVIDMMSPAPQVIEEQRPVPVERPVDEQADGPVDVPR from the coding sequence ATGTTGTATGGCATTTTATTGGTGGTGCAGGTAGTCTTGGCCCTTGGCCTGATCGCGCTGGTGCTGATCCAGCACGGCAAGGGAGCCGATGCCGGCGCCGCCTTCGGGAGCGGTGCCTCCTCGACGGTCTTCGGTGCCCGGGGTTCCGCCAATTTCCTCAGTCGCGCCACAGCCGTGCTGGCGGCACTGTTCTTCGCGAACAGCCTGGGCCTGGCCTACATGGTGTCCAATCAGCCCACTCCGACCAGCGTGATCGACATGATGTCTCCGGCGCCTCAGGTGATCGAGGAGCAGCGCCCGGTACCCGTGGAACGCCCGGTGGACGAGCAAGCGGACGGACCGGTGGATGTACCGCGCTGA
- a CDS encoding NADH-quinone oxidoreductase subunit A translates to MLENYLPVLIFIGVGLLVGVIPLLLGMAVGPHRPDSAKNSPYECGFEAFEDSRMKFDVRYYLVAILFIIFDLEIAFLFPWAVVLEDIGLFGLLAMALFLGILVIGFIYEWKKGALEWE, encoded by the coding sequence ATGCTGGAAAACTATCTGCCAGTCCTCATCTTCATCGGTGTGGGTCTGCTCGTCGGTGTGATTCCTCTCCTGCTGGGGATGGCGGTGGGTCCTCATCGCCCGGATAGCGCCAAGAACTCTCCTTACGAATGCGGTTTCGAGGCCTTTGAGGACTCCCGCATGAAGTTCGACGTCAGGTATTACCTGGTCGCCATCCTGTTCATCATCTTCGATCTCGAGATCGCCTTCCTGTTCCCCTGGGCCGTGGTGCTCGAGGATATCGGCCTGTTCGGCCTGCTTGCCATGGCCCTGTTCCTGGGGATTCTGGTGATCGGCTTCATCTATGAATGGAAGAAGGGGGCACTGGAATGGGAATAG
- the ftsH gene encoding ATP-dependent zinc metalloprotease FtsH, protein MNDLVKNLIIWAVIAIVLMSVFNNFSPRTAQPQSLSYSEFISEVKGGRIQSVYIEDNTIEGTTLNGEKFTTYSPNDPGLIGDLLANNVEIRAQEPQRRSLLMDILISWFPMLLLIGVWIYFMRQMQGGAGGRGAMSFGKSKAKMMSEDQVKVTFADVAGCDEAKDEVAELVEFLRDPTKFQKLGGKIPRGVLMVGSPGTGKTLLAKAIAGEAKVPFFSISGSDFVEMFVGVGASRVRDMFEQGKKHAPCIIFIDEIDAVGRHRGAGLGGGHDEREQTLNQLLVEMDGFEGTEGVIIIAATNRPDVLDPALLRPGRFDRQVVVPLPDVRGREQILKVHMRKVPVAENVRADFIARGTPGFSGADLANLVNEAALFAARGNKRLVDMSDFERAKDKIMMGAERKSMVMSDAEKKLTAYHEAGHAIVGRLVPEHDPVYKVSIIPRGRALGVTMFLPEEDRYSHSKTRLESQICSLFGGRIAEEIIFGHDKVTTGASNDIERATAIARNMVTKWGLSDRLGPLSYGEDEGEVFLGRQVTQHKQMSDETAHAIDEEIRRVIDSSYDRARTILGENMDKLHTMAEALMKYETIDVDQINDIMEGRTPRPPMDWSDDEPPAGGAPAEDKPPEGGIIGGPAGQH, encoded by the coding sequence TTGAACGACTTGGTCAAAAACCTGATTATCTGGGCGGTCATCGCCATCGTGCTGATGTCCGTTTTCAACAACTTCAGCCCGCGCACCGCCCAGCCGCAATCGCTGTCCTATTCGGAATTCATCAGCGAGGTGAAAGGGGGGCGGATCCAGAGCGTGTACATCGAGGACAACACCATCGAGGGCACCACGCTCAATGGTGAGAAGTTCACCACGTACAGCCCCAATGATCCGGGTCTGATCGGCGATCTTCTTGCCAATAATGTGGAGATCCGCGCCCAGGAGCCTCAACGCCGCTCCCTGCTGATGGATATCCTCATCAGCTGGTTCCCCATGCTGCTGCTGATCGGGGTGTGGATCTACTTCATGCGCCAGATGCAGGGCGGAGCCGGCGGCCGCGGTGCCATGTCCTTCGGCAAGAGCAAAGCCAAGATGATGAGCGAGGACCAGGTCAAGGTCACCTTCGCCGACGTGGCCGGCTGCGACGAGGCCAAGGATGAGGTGGCGGAACTGGTGGAGTTTCTGCGTGATCCCACCAAGTTCCAGAAACTGGGCGGCAAGATTCCCCGCGGCGTGCTCATGGTGGGCTCGCCCGGTACCGGCAAGACCCTGCTGGCCAAGGCCATCGCCGGCGAGGCCAAGGTGCCGTTCTTCAGCATCTCCGGCTCCGATTTCGTGGAAATGTTCGTGGGCGTCGGCGCGAGCCGCGTGCGCGACATGTTCGAGCAGGGCAAGAAGCATGCCCCCTGCATCATCTTCATCGACGAGATCGACGCGGTGGGTCGCCACCGCGGCGCGGGTCTGGGCGGCGGTCACGATGAGCGCGAGCAGACGCTTAACCAGCTGCTGGTGGAGATGGACGGCTTCGAGGGTACGGAAGGCGTGATCATTATCGCCGCCACCAACCGCCCCGACGTGCTCGATCCGGCACTGCTGCGCCCGGGCCGCTTCGACCGCCAGGTCGTGGTGCCGCTGCCCGACGTGCGCGGGCGCGAACAGATTCTCAAGGTGCACATGCGCAAGGTCCCCGTGGCCGAGAACGTGCGTGCGGACTTCATCGCGCGCGGCACCCCCGGCTTCTCAGGGGCCGATCTGGCCAACCTGGTCAACGAGGCGGCGCTGTTCGCCGCCCGGGGCAACAAGCGCCTGGTGGACATGAGCGATTTCGAGCGTGCCAAGGACAAGATCATGATGGGCGCCGAGCGCAAGTCCATGGTCATGAGCGACGCGGAGAAGAAACTGACCGCCTACCACGAGGCGGGTCACGCCATCGTCGGACGCCTGGTGCCCGAGCACGATCCCGTCTACAAGGTCAGCATCATCCCGCGCGGCCGCGCCCTGGGTGTGACCATGTTCCTCCCCGAGGAGGATCGTTACAGCCACAGCAAGACGCGGCTCGAGAGCCAGATCTGCTCCCTGTTCGGCGGACGTATCGCCGAGGAGATCATCTTCGGGCACGACAAGGTGACCACCGGCGCCTCGAACGACATCGAGCGGGCCACCGCCATCGCCCGCAACATGGTCACCAAGTGGGGCCTGTCAGACCGCCTGGGCCCGCTGTCGTATGGTGAGGACGAGGGCGAGGTGTTTCTGGGTCGTCAGGTGACACAGCACAAGCAGATGTCCGACGAAACCGCCCACGCCATCGACGAGGAGATCCGCCGCGTGATCGACTCGAGTTACGACAGGGCCAGGACGATTCTCGGGGAGAACATGGACAAGCTTCACACCATGGCCGAAGCCCTGATGAAGTACGAAACCATCGACGTGGATCAGATTAACGACATCATGGAGGGCAGGACACCGCGCCCGCCCATGGACTGGAGCGACGATGAACCGCCCGCCGGGGGTGCCCCCGCCGAGGACAAACCGCCCGAGGGAGGTATTATCGGCGGGCCGGCGGGCCAGCACTGA
- the glmM gene encoding phosphoglucosamine mutase encodes MERRYFGTDGMRGRVGRVPMTPDFALRLGWAAGRVLAPGGQGPVIIGKDTRVSGYMFESALEAGLSAAGADIRLLGPMPTPAVAYLTRTFRAAAGIVISASHNPYFDNGFKFFSSEGTKLPDHVELAIEAELERPIETVDSAQIGKAERIHDAPGRYIEFCKSTIPSGTAFHGMKVVVDCAHGASYAVAPSVFEELGAEVVAIGDQPDGFNINEDAGSLHPDNLRTAVLDHRADVGIALDGDGDRVILVDEQGEVVDGDEVLCIIALGRARDGLLNGGVVGTLMSNLGLELALGEQGIPFRRAAVGDRYVMEMLHAEGWTLGGESSGHILCLDRTTTGDGVVSALQVLHIMRRTGQALSGLRRVMTRFPQTLINVPLGGAADRNAVIRADAVAASVRAAERVLGDQGRVLLRPSGTEPLVRVMVEGRDPRQVQEIARGIAEAVRSAAG; translated from the coding sequence GTGGAAAGACGCTATTTCGGCACTGACGGTATGCGCGGACGGGTGGGCCGCGTCCCCATGACCCCGGATTTTGCGCTCCGGCTCGGGTGGGCCGCGGGCAGGGTGCTGGCGCCCGGCGGGCAGGGGCCGGTGATCATCGGCAAGGACACCCGGGTGTCCGGTTACATGTTCGAATCCGCCCTTGAGGCAGGCCTGTCGGCCGCCGGGGCGGATATCCGTCTCCTGGGGCCCATGCCCACACCGGCCGTGGCGTACCTGACACGGACGTTTCGCGCCGCCGCCGGTATCGTCATCAGCGCCTCCCACAATCCGTACTTCGACAACGGCTTCAAGTTCTTCTCCTCGGAAGGGACGAAACTGCCGGACCACGTGGAACTGGCCATCGAGGCGGAACTTGAGCGCCCCATCGAGACGGTGGATTCCGCGCAAATCGGCAAGGCCGAACGGATACACGACGCCCCGGGCCGCTATATCGAGTTCTGCAAGAGCACCATTCCCTCCGGGACCGCCTTCCACGGCATGAAGGTGGTGGTGGATTGCGCCCACGGAGCGAGTTATGCGGTAGCCCCCAGCGTGTTCGAGGAACTGGGCGCGGAGGTGGTGGCCATCGGTGATCAGCCTGACGGGTTCAACATCAACGAGGACGCCGGTTCCCTGCACCCGGACAACCTGCGTACCGCGGTACTCGATCACCGGGCGGACGTGGGCATTGCCCTGGACGGGGACGGTGATCGGGTGATCCTGGTGGACGAGCAGGGTGAGGTGGTGGACGGGGACGAGGTCCTATGCATCATCGCCCTTGGGCGTGCACGGGACGGGTTGTTGAACGGCGGCGTCGTGGGAACCCTCATGAGCAATCTCGGGCTTGAACTGGCCCTGGGCGAGCAGGGTATCCCATTCAGGCGTGCGGCGGTGGGTGACCGCTACGTGATGGAGATGCTGCATGCGGAGGGATGGACCCTGGGTGGAGAGTCCTCCGGGCACATTCTGTGCCTGGATCGAACCACGACCGGGGATGGTGTCGTGTCGGCGCTGCAGGTCCTGCATATCATGCGCAGGACCGGTCAGGCGCTTTCCGGATTGCGCCGCGTCATGACCAGGTTTCCCCAGACCCTGATCAACGTGCCGCTGGGCGGCGCGGCGGATCGCAACGCGGTGATCAGGGCGGATGCGGTGGCGGCTTCGGTGCGCGCGGCGGAGCGCGTGCTGGGTGATCAGGGCCGTGTGCTCCTGCGTCCTTCCGGGACCGAGCCTCTGGTGCGGGTCATGGTTGAGGGCCGCGATCCGCGCCAGGTCCAGGAGATCGCCCGCGGCATCGCGGAAGCGGTGCGAAGTGCGGCCGGGTGA
- the carB gene encoding carbamoyl-phosphate synthase large subunit, with amino-acid sequence MPKRTDIESILIIGAGPIVIGQACEFDYSGAQACKALGEEGYRVILVNSNPATIMTDPEMADAIYIEPVEWKTVARIIEREKPDAVLPTMGGQTALNCALDLARHGVLEKHGVELIGASEDAIDMAEDRERFREAMSEIGLESPVAYMVNSWEEAQEAQPKIGFPVIIRPSFTMGGSGGGIAYNREEYEEIVKRGLDLSPTNEVQVEESVLGWKEFEMEVVRDKADNCIIICSIENLDPMGIHTGDSITVAPAQTLTDKEYQIMRNASVAVLRKIGVDTGGSNVQFAVNPEDGRLVVIEMNPRVSRSSALASKATGFPIAKVAAKLAVGYTLDELRNEITGGVTPASFEPSIDYVVTKIPRFTFEKFPQAEARLTTQMKSVGEVMAIGRSFQESFQKALRGLETGNDGLNEQLIHGDADAEAIVRRELVANGPDRIFYVAEAFRLGFSIEQVYELTCIDRWFLAQINELIFLEQDLRDKDIRDLDRDTLFDLKRRGFSDRRLARLLNDTEKEVRQYRHELGVRPVYKRVDTCAAEFASGTAYQYSSYDEECEAAPSDREKIMVLGGGPNRIGQGIEFDYCCVHAALAMREDGYETIMVNCNPETVSTDYDTSDRLYFEPLTLEDVLEIVEVEKPKGVIVQYGGQTPLKLARDLEAAGVPIIGTTPDSIDLAEDRERFQQLIDKLELVQPPNRTARSVEDAISKAEEIGYPVVVRPSYVLGGRAMEIVYNEEDLRRYMRDAVQVSNDAPVLLDRFLDDAVEVDVDAICDGEDVFIGGVMQHIEQAGVHSGDSACSLPPYSLGAEVQKELREQVRKMAFGLKVVGLMNTQFAVQADRIYVLEVNPRASRTVPFVSKAIGLPLAKIAARCMAGRSLKDQGVGDEVIPDYYSVKEAVFPFIKFRGVDTILGPEMKSTGEVMGMGRSFAEAFAKSQLGAGVNLPMRGKAFVSVRDADKEGVAEVGRELVKQGFQVIATRGTQAVLEAAGIQCEQVNKVTEGRPHIVDMIKNDEISLIINTTEGRQAIADSFTIRREALQHKVSYTTTLAGSLATVAALGYLDHEQVYRLQDMHKENQR; translated from the coding sequence ATGCCAAAACGCACAGACATCGAAAGCATCCTCATCATCGGTGCCGGGCCCATCGTCATCGGTCAGGCCTGCGAGTTCGATTACTCCGGGGCCCAGGCCTGCAAGGCGCTGGGCGAGGAGGGTTACCGGGTCATTCTGGTGAATTCGAACCCGGCCACCATCATGACCGATCCGGAGATGGCGGATGCCATCTACATCGAGCCGGTGGAATGGAAGACCGTCGCGCGCATCATCGAGCGTGAGAAGCCCGACGCGGTACTGCCGACCATGGGCGGGCAGACGGCGCTCAACTGTGCGCTGGATCTCGCCAGGCACGGTGTGCTGGAGAAGCACGGCGTGGAGCTGATCGGCGCCAGCGAGGATGCCATCGACATGGCCGAGGACCGGGAGCGCTTCCGCGAGGCGATGTCGGAGATCGGCCTCGAGTCGCCGGTCGCCTACATGGTCAATTCGTGGGAGGAGGCCCAGGAAGCCCAGCCGAAGATCGGTTTTCCGGTGATCATCCGGCCGTCGTTCACCATGGGTGGCAGCGGAGGCGGCATCGCCTATAACCGCGAGGAATACGAGGAGATCGTCAAGCGCGGTCTGGATCTTTCCCCCACCAATGAGGTGCAGGTGGAGGAGTCCGTGCTGGGCTGGAAGGAGTTCGAGATGGAGGTCGTCCGTGACAAGGCGGACAACTGCATCATCATCTGCTCCATCGAGAACCTGGATCCCATGGGCATCCACACGGGTGACTCCATCACCGTGGCGCCGGCCCAGACGCTCACCGACAAGGAATACCAGATCATGCGCAACGCCTCCGTCGCGGTGCTGCGCAAGATCGGCGTCGACACCGGCGGCTCCAACGTGCAGTTTGCCGTGAATCCGGAAGACGGCCGCCTGGTGGTGATCGAGATGAACCCCCGCGTGTCGCGCTCCTCTGCGCTCGCCTCCAAGGCCACCGGTTTTCCCATCGCCAAGGTGGCAGCGAAGCTCGCCGTGGGTTACACGCTGGACGAACTGCGCAACGAGATCACCGGCGGCGTGACACCGGCGTCGTTCGAGCCATCGATCGATTACGTGGTCACCAAGATCCCGCGCTTCACCTTCGAGAAGTTTCCCCAGGCGGAGGCCAGGCTCACCACCCAGATGAAATCCGTGGGCGAGGTGATGGCCATCGGCCGCTCCTTCCAGGAGTCCTTCCAGAAGGCCCTGCGCGGGCTGGAGACCGGCAACGACGGTCTCAACGAGCAGTTGATTCATGGTGACGCGGATGCCGAAGCCATCGTCCGTCGCGAGCTGGTGGCCAACGGGCCGGATCGCATCTTCTACGTGGCCGAAGCCTTCCGGCTCGGATTCAGCATCGAACAGGTATACGAGTTGACCTGCATCGATCGCTGGTTCCTGGCCCAGATCAATGAACTGATCTTCCTGGAGCAGGATCTCAGGGACAAGGACATCAGGGACCTCGACCGCGACACACTGTTCGATCTGAAACGCCGCGGTTTTTCCGATCGCCGGCTTGCGCGGCTGCTCAACGATACCGAGAAGGAGGTGCGCCAGTATCGACACGAACTGGGTGTGCGTCCGGTCTACAAGCGGGTGGACACCTGTGCCGCGGAGTTCGCATCCGGCACCGCCTACCAGTATTCCAGCTACGACGAGGAGTGCGAGGCCGCGCCCTCGGACCGCGAGAAGATCATGGTGCTCGGAGGCGGGCCCAACCGCATCGGCCAGGGTATCGAGTTCGATTACTGCTGCGTGCATGCCGCGCTCGCCATGCGCGAGGATGGCTACGAGACCATCATGGTCAACTGCAATCCCGAGACGGTGTCCACCGATTACGATACCTCCGACCGCCTCTATTTCGAGCCACTCACCCTGGAGGATGTACTCGAGATCGTCGAGGTCGAGAAGCCGAAGGGAGTGATCGTGCAGTACGGCGGGCAGACGCCGCTCAAGCTCGCCCGGGACCTGGAGGCCGCCGGCGTGCCCATCATCGGCACGACACCCGATTCCATCGACCTCGCCGAGGACCGGGAGCGCTTCCAGCAGCTGATCGACAAGCTGGAACTGGTCCAGCCTCCGAACCGCACGGCCCGCAGTGTCGAAGATGCCATCAGCAAGGCCGAGGAGATCGGCTATCCGGTGGTGGTGCGTCCGTCTTACGTGCTGGGCGGCCGCGCCATGGAGATCGTCTATAACGAGGAGGATCTGCGCCGCTACATGCGCGATGCCGTGCAGGTCTCCAATGACGCCCCTGTGCTGCTGGACCGCTTTCTGGATGATGCCGTGGAGGTGGACGTGGACGCCATCTGCGACGGCGAGGACGTGTTCATCGGCGGCGTCATGCAGCACATCGAGCAGGCCGGCGTGCACTCGGGTGATTCTGCCTGCTCCCTGCCGCCTTACTCATTGGGTGCGGAGGTTCAGAAGGAACTGCGCGAGCAGGTGCGCAAGATGGCCTTCGGCCTGAAGGTCGTGGGTCTGATGAACACCCAGTTCGCGGTGCAGGCCGACAGGATCTACGTGCTGGAGGTCAATCCGCGCGCCTCGCGTACCGTGCCCTTCGTCTCCAAGGCCATCGGTCTGCCGCTCGCCAAGATCGCCGCACGCTGCATGGCCGGTCGCAGTCTCAAGGATCAGGGTGTCGGAGACGAGGTGATCCCGGATTACTACTCGGTGAAGGAGGCGGTGTTCCCCTTCATCAAGTTCCGGGGCGTGGATACGATCCTGGGCCCCGAAATGAAATCCACCGGCGAGGTGATGGGCATGGGCCGGAGTTTCGCCGAGGCCTTCGCCAAGAGCCAGTTGGGGGCGGGGGTGAATCTGCCCATGCGCGGCAAGGCTTTCGTCAGCGTACGCGATGCCGACAAGGAGGGCGTGGCCGAGGTGGGCCGCGAACTGGTCAAGCAGGGCTTCCAGGTGATCGCCACCCGCGGTACCCAGGCGGTGCTCGAGGCCGCCGGTATCCAGTGCGAGCAGGTGAATAAGGTCACCGAGGGCCGTCCGCATATCGTCGACATGATCAAGAATGATGAGATAAGCCTGATCATCAACACGACCGAGGGCCGGCAGGCGATCGCGGATTCCTTCACCATCCGCCGCGAGGCGCTGCAGCACAAGGTCAGCTATACGACTACTCTGGCCGGATCGCTGGCCACCGTCGCAGCCCTGGGGTATCTGGATCACGAACAGGTCTATCGCCTGCAGGATATGCACAAGGAGAACCAGCGATGA
- the tpiA gene encoding triose-phosphate isomerase — protein sequence MRQPMVAGNWKMNGSRKANEGLLAEVREALSSPVEAEVVVCPPYVYLPQVAGLVDGSAVRLGAQDVSDQDSGAYTGEVSGEMLKDVGCRYVIVGHSERRGLYAEDDAFTARKFAAARRHGLKPILCVGELLEERESGVTEQVVARQLDAVMDLEGVESLKDAVVAYEPVWAIGTGKTATPGQAQAVHAFIRARVAERDAGVAEGLRILYGGSVKADNAQELFSQPDIDGGLIGGASLKAADFMAICRAAVPAD from the coding sequence ATGCGTCAGCCGATGGTGGCCGGAAACTGGAAGATGAATGGCTCCAGGAAGGCCAATGAGGGCCTCCTGGCCGAGGTGCGTGAAGCCCTGTCTTCGCCGGTTGAGGCCGAAGTGGTGGTCTGTCCCCCGTACGTTTATCTGCCTCAGGTCGCCGGCCTGGTGGACGGCTCGGCCGTCCGCCTGGGTGCGCAGGACGTCTCCGACCAGGATTCCGGTGCGTATACCGGCGAGGTCTCGGGCGAGATGCTCAAGGACGTGGGTTGCCGTTACGTCATCGTCGGGCACTCCGAGCGCCGCGGCCTTTACGCCGAGGACGATGCCTTCACTGCCCGCAAATTCGCCGCCGCCCGGCGCCATGGGCTCAAGCCCATCCTGTGCGTGGGTGAACTGCTGGAGGAGCGCGAGTCCGGTGTCACCGAGCAGGTGGTGGCCCGTCAACTGGATGCGGTCATGGATCTGGAGGGCGTCGAATCCCTCAAGGACGCCGTGGTTGCCTACGAGCCCGTCTGGGCGATCGGCACCGGCAAGACCGCCACCCCCGGACAGGCCCAGGCAGTGCACGCCTTCATCCGTGCCCGCGTGGCCGAGCGCGACGCCGGCGTGGCGGAGGGGTTGCGCATCCTCTACGGCGGAAGCGTCAAGGCGGACAACGCGCAGGAACTGTTCTCGCAGCCCGATATCGACGGAGGCCTGATCGGCGGCGCCTCCCTGAAGGCCGCGGATTTCATGGCGATTTGCCGAGCGGCCGTTCCGGCGGACTAA
- a CDS encoding NADH-quinone oxidoreductase subunit C, with product MTDRLDRLAARLQEHVKPADGKLCRAHGELTLEVEGGDLLAVAGRLRDDEGLRFETLVDVCGVDYLEYGVAEWSTETSSSEGYSRGVEKATFGRFTFDDAPDRGGREGPRFAVVYHLLSVSLNQRLRVRVFCEDDEFPVVPSVTGIWTSANWYEREAFDLFGIMFEGHPDLRRILTDYGFVGHPFRKDFPLVGHVEMRYDPEQARVIYQPVSIEPRVLVPKVIRDDHRYVDESAEEKPADA from the coding sequence ATGACGGATCGACTCGACAGACTGGCCGCGCGCCTGCAGGAACACGTCAAGCCTGCCGACGGCAAGCTGTGTCGGGCCCATGGTGAACTGACCCTCGAGGTGGAGGGCGGTGACCTCCTGGCGGTGGCCGGGCGTCTGCGCGACGACGAGGGGCTCAGATTCGAGACGTTGGTGGATGTCTGCGGGGTGGATTATCTGGAGTACGGCGTCGCCGAGTGGTCCACGGAGACGTCTTCCAGCGAGGGCTACAGCCGCGGTGTGGAGAAGGCCACCTTCGGACGATTCACGTTCGACGATGCGCCCGACAGGGGCGGGCGCGAGGGGCCTCGCTTCGCCGTGGTCTATCACCTGCTGTCGGTGAGTCTCAACCAGCGCCTGCGGGTGCGGGTGTTCTGCGAGGACGACGAGTTCCCGGTGGTGCCCTCGGTGACCGGGATCTGGACCTCGGCCAACTGGTACGAGCGCGAAGCCTTCGACCTGTTCGGCATCATGTTCGAAGGCCACCCGGATCTGCGCCGCATCCTCACCGACTACGGTTTTGTGGGCCATCCCTTTCGCAAGGATTTCCCGCTCGTCGGTCACGTGGAGATGCGCTACGACCCCGAGCAGGCCCGCGTCATCTATCAGCCAGTGAGCATTGAACCCCGGGTGCTGGTGCCCAAGGTGATCCGGGATGACCACCGTTATGTCGACGAATCGGCCGAGGAGAAACCCGCCGATGCCTGA
- the rlmE gene encoding 23S rRNA (uridine(2552)-2'-O)-methyltransferase RlmE produces MARSKTSHRWLKEHFDDEFVKRAQQEGYRSRAVYKLQEIQAKDRLLRPGMTVVDLGAAPGGWAQYAAELVGRNGRVVASDILPMDPIPGVTILEGDFREPEVLEKLLSVLGEGGADLVMSDMAPNMSGVDAVDQPRAMHLAELAADLARTVLKPGGDFLVKLFQGTEFDDYVRNLRGDFDKVSMRKPKASRPRSREVYAVARGRKLV; encoded by the coding sequence ATGGCCAGAAGCAAAACCAGCCACCGCTGGCTCAAGGAGCATTTTGACGATGAGTTCGTCAAACGGGCCCAGCAGGAGGGCTACCGTTCCCGCGCCGTGTACAAGCTCCAGGAGATTCAGGCGAAGGACCGTCTCCTGCGCCCGGGCATGACCGTGGTGGACCTGGGCGCAGCCCCGGGGGGCTGGGCCCAGTATGCCGCCGAGCTTGTGGGCCGGAACGGCCGTGTGGTGGCCAGCGATATCCTGCCCATGGACCCCATCCCGGGCGTCACCATCCTCGAAGGGGATTTCCGGGAGCCCGAGGTGCTGGAGAAGCTCCTCTCGGTTCTGGGGGAGGGCGGGGCGGACCTTGTGATGTCGGATATGGCCCCCAATATGAGTGGTGTGGACGCCGTGGATCAGCCTCGTGCCATGCACCTGGCGGAACTGGCCGCAGACCTGGCCCGTACGGTGCTGAAACCGGGCGGAGATTTTCTGGTCAAACTTTTCCAGGGCACCGAATTCGATGATTACGTCCGGAATCTGCGAGGCGACTTCGATAAGGTCAGCATGCGAAAGCCCAAGGCCTCAAGACCCCGCTCCCGTGAGGTGTATGCGGTGGCCCGGGGCCGCAAACTGGTGTAA
- a CDS encoding YhbY family RNA-binding protein: MALSDQQRKRLRTLAHPRKPIVTVGQKGLTDSVIEEIRLALSHHELVKVKVNVSDRDSRDIAVQRICDRTGADLVQRIGFIATLFRPNPNKSDEDRIQV, translated from the coding sequence ATGGCCCTATCCGACCAGCAGCGCAAAAGACTCCGCACCCTGGCCCATCCCCGCAAACCCATCGTCACCGTGGGGCAGAAGGGGCTGACCGACAGTGTGATTGAGGAGATCCGGCTGGCACTGAGTCACCATGAACTCGTGAAGGTCAAGGTCAACGTCTCGGACCGCGACAGCCGCGATATCGCCGTACAGCGGATCTGCGACCGTACCGGCGCCGACCTCGTGCAGCGCATCGGTTTCATCGCGACCCTGTTCCGCCCGAATCCGAACAAGAGTGATGAAGACAGGATCCAGGTCTGA
- the greA gene encoding transcription elongation factor GreA: MSKTPLTVNGASKLKAELQRLKTEERPRVIAAIAEAREHGDLKENAEYHAAREEQGFIEGRIKEIESKLSNAQIIDVTNLNAGGKVVFGATVDLTDEDTGAEVTYQIVGDDEADIKQGMISINSPIARALIGKEEGEVVTVKAPGGDKDYEIVAVKYI, translated from the coding sequence ATGAGCAAGACCCCGCTGACCGTCAATGGTGCGAGCAAGCTCAAGGCTGAGTTGCAGCGGCTCAAGACCGAAGAACGGCCGCGCGTCATCGCTGCCATCGCCGAGGCCCGGGAACACGGCGATCTGAAGGAGAATGCCGAGTACCATGCGGCCCGCGAAGAGCAGGGTTTCATTGAAGGTCGGATCAAGGAGATCGAGAGCAAGCTCTCCAACGCCCAGATTATCGATGTCACGAATCTCAATGCCGGTGGAAAGGTGGTGTTCGGTGCCACGGTGGACCTGACGGACGAGGATACGGGTGCCGAGGTGACCTATCAGATCGTCGGCGACGATGAGGCGGACATCAAGCAGGGCATGATCTCCATCAATTCCCCCATTGCCCGTGCCCTCATCGGCAAGGAAGAGGGGGAAGTGGTGACCGTCAAGGCCCCGGGCGGGGACAAGGATTACGAGATCGTGGCAGTCAAGTACATATAG